CGCGCTGATCGAACTGGCGCCGCAAGACCGCCCCACCATTTCCGACGATGTGATCGTGCTGGGCCGCGGCGCCACGAAGCCGGCAGCGTCGAAAAAGGCGGCGGCGGTGCCGTTGACGATCGACCTGACCGCCGACCTGGGCGACGACTTCCACCTGCGCGGCATGGGCGCCGACGCGTATCTCGCCGGCGCGGTGCAGGTGCGCATCGTCGGCGACCGCCCGCCGCGCCTGACCGGCAGCGTGCGCACCGTCAGCGGCACCTACGCCGCCTACGGCCAGAAGCTGAGCATCGAGCGCGGCGTGGTCACCTTCAGCGGCGCCTACGACAACCCGTCGATCGACGTGCTGGCGGTGAGAAAACGTCCGGAAAACGAGCAGCTCAGCGAAACCAACGTCGAAGCCGGCGTGCAGGTGCGCGGCAGCGCGCTGGCGCCGGTGGCCAAGCTGGTGTCGACGCCGAACGTGCAGGACAGCGAAAAACTGTCCTGGCTGGTGCTCGGCCACGGCATGGAAGGCACCACCGGCAACGAAGCCGACGTGCTCAGCGCCGCGGCCGGCGCGCTGCTCGGCGGCAAGGGCGGCACCGGCGGCTTCCAGAGCAAGATCGCGAACAAGCTCGGCCTGGACGAAGTCGGCGTGCGCCAGGGCAGCGGCCAGACCAAGGGCCTGGAAAACACCATCGTCACGGTCGGCAAGCGCATCTCGTCGAAGCTGTACCTGAGCTTCGAGCAAGGCGCCGCCAGCGCCACCAGCCTGGTCAGCCTGCGCTACAAGATCAACCCGCGCATCACCGTGCAGCTGCAGACCGGCACCAACACCGCGCTCGATGTCCTGTATTCGTGGGCGTTTGACTGATCACAAACCGGGGTCAGAGCCCGATTTTTGGCAATTTCTTTCGATCCAGTCCGCGCTTGTGAATGGATTAGAAAACAAAATCACGGCAATGAAATTGTTGTCGATATCTTTCCAAAAATCGGGCTCTGACCCCGGTTTTAGATCGGGAAATAGCGCTCGCTATCGATATCCTCGACAAGACCGCACTGCGTGGGCGCCCAGCCCAGCAAGTCGCGTGTTTCCCGGCTCGTGCCGGCCATGTCCATGGCGGCGAAATGCGCGAACCAGCCGAAGTGCGCGGCGGCTTCCTCGCCCATCCTGGCTGCCAGCGGCAGGCCGAGGCGGCGCGCGATGACCGCGGCGATATCCCGGAACGGCACGCCCTCGTCGGCGATGGCGTGGTAATGCGCGGCGCGCGCGCCGTGCTCCAGCGCCAGGCGGAACAGGCGCGCGGCGTCCAGCCGGTGCACCGCCGCCCAGCGGTTGGCGCCCTCGCCGGCATACGCCGAGATGCCTTTTTCGCGGGCGATACCGATCAGCATCGGCACGAAGCCATGATCGCCCTCGCCGTGCACGGAAGGCGGCAGCCGCACCGTGGACGCGTGCACGCCGCGCGACGCCAGCGCGTCGGCGGTCTGTTCCGAGGCGCGCGGATAGGCGGCGCTGGCC
The genomic region above belongs to Massilia forsythiae and contains:
- a CDS encoding SDR family oxidoreductase, producing MRVFVTGATGFVGSAVVQELLAAGHRVLGLARSPEGAAALAAAGAEVHHGSLADLPSLHSGASAADGVIHTGFTHDFSRFAASCEQDRLAIEALGAALAGSQRPLLVTAGLAGLAPGRLATENDAAPPASAAYPRASEQTADALASRGVHASTVRLPPSVHGEGDHGFVPMLIGIAREKGISAYAGEGANRWAAVHRLDAARLFRLALEHGARAAHYHAIADEGVPFRDIAAVIARRLGLPLAARMGEEAAAHFGWFAHFAAMDMAGTSRETRDLLGWAPTQCGLVEDIDSERYFPI